CGTGGTGGCCCGTGGGGAAGGGGATATGACCACGGACATCCTGATCAACGCCTTCGCTATGGCTGCCCAGATGGAGCGGACCCTCATCAGCCAGAGGACGAAGAACGGCCTCGCCAGGGTGAAGGCCCAGGGGAAGAAGCTGGGCAACCCCAACCTGGAGCGCATCAACGCTGCCCGCCAGGAGAAGGCCGACCAGGGCGTGGAGCGCCTGCGGGCCACCTTGGCCGCGTTCAAGGGTCAGGGCATGACCCAACGGCGCATGGTGGAGGAGCTTAACGGCCTGGGGATCAGGACGGCCCAGGGCTGTGCCTGGAGCCTGTGCGGCGTGCAGAGGGCCTTGAAACGCTTGGGGCTGTAGTGCTGGGATGGCTTGGCCGGGAATTAGTGGTCCCTTCTTTAGGAGAATAGGCAGAGCCTATGGGTTCGGTTGGGGATGATTGCCCCGCGCGATGCCTGTGGGGGTGTGCGCGTAAAACTCGCCAGGATGGCTTTTGGGGCGCCTTTGTCGCATTCTGGCCTCGTAGTGGCCATTGGGGTGCAAAATGCGCTACAGGGCCATTTGTGGCCATTTTGCGCGGCATCCTACTGCCCTGTCCTCCTGGTGGGGTGCTGGCCTCACCCTGAAAGACCTCTCCACTTTTTGAGACCACCCTCCTTGACCTACTCCTCGTTTTGTGCAACGCGCGTGCGCGTAAGAAGAATACCTGTAGAGATTATATAGGGTACGACACTACCCTGGTTGGTCTCCTTCTAGAACTCCTTCTAGGTTTCCTTGTTGAGAAACAGGTAGATAAACAGGAAGAGGAACACCTAGAGTACTCCAATGGGGAGCGACTAGCTCACTTCCTGTGCCTTCTAGTACCCTAGTCGAGTCCATTGGTTGCCGGGCAGTTGGCCCCCCCGCCCCCAGGCACAGCCTCACTACCTCACCAGAGAGGCATGACCTGGCCTGTGAAGAGCAGCCTGGGGCCTGGTGGTGACGGGCGGCCCCTTGGTCATGGACCACCACCAGCCTGGTCCTCGCTTCCTCCCTGCCCAACTCCCTCCCCGTGTTCCAGCAGTGGGCAGCGGTATCCT
This genomic stretch from Humidesulfovibrio mexicanus harbors:
- a CDS encoding recombinase family protein; translation: MCKVYAYLRVSTDRQDLENQRMEITAYAARQDLVVDQWLEVEISSRKDISQRRIVELLDRLKRGDVLVVSEVSRLARSMREVHNIMGDLAAKKVEVHIIKQNVVARGEGDMTTDILINAFAMAAQMERTLISQRTKNGLARVKAQGKKLGNPNLERINAARQEKADQGVERLRATLAAFKGQGMTQRRMVEELNGLGIRTAQGCAWSLCGVQRALKRLGL